A window from Danio aesculapii chromosome 6, fDanAes4.1, whole genome shotgun sequence encodes these proteins:
- the cfap144 gene encoding protein FAM183A produces the protein MAKPKEKEPLDIVHQNAIHVETIMKELRHQKLYTEFNINPFKKLHVLTDKPMSSIAHTKEEGDPAFLRAVHNAHLEPTKKYTHPQTESQEIGWLSSPLLVTDRSDRRLNFPRQNSEITKYMDAAWRLKEQTQNMR, from the exons ATGGCAAAACCTAAAGAAAAAGAACCATTGGACATAGTTCACCAGAATGCTATTCATGTCGAGACAATAATGAAGGAGTTGAGACATCAGAAGCTTTATACGGAGTTTAACATCAACCCCTTCAAGAAAC TGCACGTTTTGACTGACAAACCCATGTCCAGTATCGCCCACACAAAGGAGGAGGGGGATC CTGCTTTCCTTCGGGCTGTACATAATGCCCACCTGGAGCCCACAAAGAAGTACACTCACCCTCAGACTGAATCACAGGAGATAGGATGGTTATCCAGTCCTCTG CTCGTCACAGATCGCAGTGACAGAAGATTAAACTTTCCACGGCAGAACTCGGAAATCACTAAATACATGGATGCTGCCTGGCGGCTGAAGGAGCAGACACAAAATATGAGATAA